A single Candidatus Acetothermia bacterium DNA region contains:
- a CDS encoding IS630 family transposase, whose product MSNRAVVVELTPEERKALANPRTAPFRQVQRARLILLAAGGATNTQISQEVDLSRSMVARWRERFVRHRLDGLTDQPRPGRPRVYAEADRLRVVEAACNGRPPSTQWSVRSLAKATGVGRDTVHKILREHKLKPHRIGTFSHSPDPDFVAKVVDVVGLYLDPPENAVVVCVDEKTQVQALDRRQPMLPMRPGQIERRTH is encoded by the coding sequence ATGTCCAACAGAGCGGTCGTAGTGGAGTTGACCCCGGAGGAGCGCAAGGCGCTTGCGAACCCCCGGACCGCTCCTTTCCGTCAGGTGCAGCGGGCACGGCTGATCCTTCTCGCCGCGGGAGGGGCCACGAACACGCAGATCTCCCAGGAAGTGGATCTGTCCCGGTCGATGGTCGCCCGGTGGAGGGAGCGGTTCGTTCGCCATCGACTTGACGGGCTGACCGATCAGCCCCGCCCGGGGCGGCCGCGGGTGTACGCGGAGGCGGATCGCCTCCGGGTGGTGGAGGCTGCCTGCAACGGGCGCCCACCCTCCACGCAGTGGAGCGTTCGCAGCTTAGCCAAGGCCACCGGGGTCGGTCGGGACACCGTGCACAAGATCCTTCGCGAGCACAAGCTGAAGCCCCACCGGATCGGTACCTTCTCCCACTCCCCTGACCCTGACTTCGTGGCCAAGGTGGTGGATGTGGTTGGGCTGTACCTTGACCCTCCAGAGAACGCGGTGGTCGTGTGCGTGGACGAGAAGACCCAGGTCCAGGCCCTCGACCGCAGGCAACCGATGCTCCCGATGCGCCCTGGCCAGATCGAGCGTCGGACCCACG
- a CDS encoding ABC transporter permease → MASAVRALLAMLELELRRLRHDRMELYSRAVQPLLWIGVFGPIMGAIRAIPTGNVPYTSFITPGVLIQSTTFVSIFYGLIIVWERESGILKKLLVTPASRYAIVIGRAMASGVRAIFQALIIVPIALLVGVRFVPNVGYFALALVAIFLASGGFAALSMLIASFLKTRERFMGIGQAITFPLFFASNALYPVQMMPAVLQAFARVNPMSYVVDAVRALLITGDLQNLGLDILAILAFNLVMFSLASANFRRIIE, encoded by the coding sequence ATGGCGAGCGCAGTTCGGGCTCTTTTAGCCATGCTTGAGCTCGAACTCAGAAGGCTCCGACATGACCGCATGGAACTTTATTCCCGGGCGGTCCAACCCCTTCTTTGGATCGGGGTCTTCGGCCCGATCATGGGCGCCATCCGCGCCATTCCCACCGGCAACGTCCCGTACACTTCCTTCATCACGCCCGGGGTCCTGATCCAATCCACGACGTTTGTCTCCATCTTCTACGGCCTCATCATCGTTTGGGAGAGGGAATCCGGGATCTTGAAGAAGCTCCTCGTCACGCCCGCTTCCCGCTATGCCATCGTCATCGGGAGGGCGATGGCCTCCGGCGTGCGCGCCATCTTTCAGGCCCTGATCATCGTCCCCATCGCCCTCCTCGTCGGGGTCAGGTTCGTGCCCAACGTGGGCTACTTCGCCCTCGCCCTCGTCGCGATCTTCCTCGCCTCCGGCGGGTTTGCCGCCCTATCCATGCTCATCGCCTCGTTCTTGAAGACGAGGGAGAGGTTCATGGGGATTGGGCAGGCCATAACCTTTCCCCTTTTCTTCGCGAGCAACGCCCTTTACCCTGTGCAGATGATGCCGGCGGTGCTTCAGGCCTTCGCCCGGGTCAACCCCATGAGCTACGTGGTGGATGCGGTGCGGGCGCTCCTCATTACCGGGGACCTTCAAAACCTTGGGCTGGACATTTTGGCGATTTTGGCCTTCAACCTCGTCATGTTTTCCTTGGCCTCGGCGAACTTCCGGCGGATCATCGAGTGA
- a CDS encoding ATP-binding cassette domain-containing protein produces MEAAVEVKNLVKVYNRSVRALDGVDLAVERGTVFALLGPNGAGKTTLIRILTTQLRPTAGEALVFGLDVAKDGVKVRRLSGYVPQEMSVWTDISGYENLLIYAKIYGIPAAERKQVITDVLGKMGILEAARSPVKTYSGGMIRRLEIASALLIRPRILFLDEPTIGLDPSARKAVWKELGLFKREYGVTIFFNTHYMDEADLYADEIAIIDRGKIVKAGTPEELKRSVGGEVITLSLGSNDFRPECVERLRALELVEDVIAEDFEVRVVVKDYEAALPRIMEALREERLSVARVSMTKPTLDDVFLKYAGTRFEAGGRISEVREVRRMIRRG; encoded by the coding sequence ATGGAAGCCGCGGTCGAGGTGAAAAACCTCGTCAAGGTTTACAACCGAAGCGTCCGGGCCCTCGACGGGGTCGACCTCGCCGTCGAACGGGGAACGGTCTTCGCCCTCCTTGGGCCCAATGGAGCGGGAAAGACCACCCTCATCCGGATCCTCACCACCCAGCTTCGGCCCACCGCCGGGGAGGCCCTGGTGTTCGGCCTGGACGTGGCCAAGGATGGGGTCAAGGTCCGGAGGCTCTCAGGCTACGTCCCCCAGGAGATGAGCGTCTGGACGGACATCAGCGGGTACGAGAACCTCCTCATCTACGCCAAGATCTACGGGATCCCCGCCGCCGAGCGCAAACAGGTCATCACGGATGTCCTCGGGAAGATGGGGATCCTCGAGGCCGCGAGATCCCCCGTCAAGACCTATTCCGGCGGGATGATCAGGAGGCTCGAGATCGCCTCCGCCCTCCTCATCAGGCCCAGGATCCTTTTCTTGGACGAGCCCACGATCGGGCTCGACCCTTCCGCCCGGAAGGCGGTGTGGAAGGAGCTCGGCCTGTTCAAGCGGGAGTACGGCGTCACCATTTTCTTCAACACCCATTACATGGACGAGGCCGACCTCTACGCCGATGAGATCGCCATCATCGACCGCGGAAAGATCGTGAAGGCCGGCACCCCCGAGGAACTGAAGCGCTCCGTGGGCGGCGAGGTGATCACCCTTTCCCTTGGTTCCAACGACTTCCGGCCCGAGTGCGTGGAGAGGCTCAGGGCCCTCGAGCTCGTGGAAGACGTGATCGCCGAGGACTTCGAGGTGCGGGTGGTGGTGAAGGATTATGAGGCAGCCCTGCCCAGGATCATGGAGGCGTTGCGGGAAGAGCGGCTGAGCGTGGCCCGGGTCTCCATGACCAAGCCCACCCTGGACGACGTGTTCCTGAAGTACGCCGGCACCAGGTTCGAGGCCGGAGGCCGGATCAGCGAGGTCCGCGAGGTCCGGAGGATGATCAGGAGGGGATGA
- a CDS encoding YckD family protein gives MDKRAKVIVLTLVALVAAATIGFVVWAQTTSPSSQTFLGRVAAKLGVTEDALIQAMFEARAELIDEAVAAGELTQAQADYLKAVLKAQLEYHKAEGYQGGGFRGFGPKMGRGGFRGGFRGFGPWGGCPCLGASSNSTSSSK, from the coding sequence ATGGATAAGCGTGCAAAGGTCATCGTGCTAACCCTCGTGGCCCTCGTCGCCGCGGCGACCATCGGCTTTGTGGTCTGGGCCCAAACCACGAGCCCCTCTTCCCAGACCTTCCTGGGCCGGGTGGCGGCCAAGCTCGGGGTGACCGAGGACGCCCTTATCCAGGCCATGTTCGAAGCCCGCGCTGAACTGATCGACGAGGCCGTGGCCGCTGGAGAGCTCACCCAGGCCCAAGCCGACTACCTCAAGGCCGTGCTCAAGGCCCAGCTGGAGTACCACAAGGCCGAGGGCTACCAGGGGGGCGGCTTCCGGGGCTTCGGCCCGAAGATGGGCCGGGGCGGGTTCCGCGGCGGCTTCCGGGGGTTCGGCCCCTGGGGCGGCTGCCCTTGTTTGGGCGCGTCCTCGAACTCCACATCCAGCTCGAAGTAG
- a CDS encoding rhodanese-like domain-containing protein, with protein sequence MRKRLWVPVLVLATGVGVWAGPRLAVDEPVYDFGEVVDGVVVEHAFVLTNVGDAPLLFTRDPLPTCGCTSAPLPRRQLAPGESMELVVLFDSTRYGGRRVAETVSVYTDDPEARELRLTVRGYVRRAAPHEASASTLYYRYYLLLDVRDPDAFARGHLLGAVNVPLPGLLQWLDRFPREFLVYVYDEAGERAAQAAAQLAEAGFLARFMAGGLLGWRQAFGDLFWIGDVATLPTEGAPYVGDHEVSPARIAQSYLVLLDLRDPGTYAQGHLPGAINLRPEEAKAWAEGLPAPDGLPAGVAFAVWCLDEDGATASAVAQELRAAGHDAYAMIGGLAQWRLLYGESLLRAAFWGSSPGP encoded by the coding sequence ATGCGGAAGCGGTTATGGGTTCCCGTGCTTGTGCTGGCCACAGGGGTTGGGGTCTGGGCCGGGCCGCGTTTGGCCGTGGACGAGCCGGTGTACGACTTCGGCGAGGTGGTGGACGGGGTGGTGGTGGAACACGCGTTCGTCCTCACAAACGTCGGGGACGCGCCGCTTCTCTTCACCCGCGACCCACTGCCCACCTGCGGTTGCACGTCCGCTCCGCTCCCCAGGCGGCAGTTGGCTCCGGGGGAGTCGATGGAGCTCGTGGTCCTGTTCGACTCCACCCGGTACGGCGGGAGGAGGGTGGCGGAGACGGTCAGCGTGTACACCGACGACCCGGAGGCGCGGGAACTGCGGCTCACGGTGAGGGGGTACGTGCGGCGGGCAGCCCCCCACGAGGCATCCGCGTCCACCCTGTACTACCGGTACTACCTCCTCCTCGACGTGCGCGATCCGGACGCGTTCGCCCGGGGGCACCTTCTGGGCGCGGTGAACGTGCCGCTCCCGGGGCTTCTGCAGTGGCTGGACCGGTTTCCCAGAGAGTTTCTGGTCTACGTCTACGACGAGGCCGGGGAGCGGGCGGCCCAGGCCGCGGCCCAACTGGCTGAGGCCGGGTTCCTGGCCCGGTTCATGGCCGGCGGGCTCCTCGGATGGCGGCAGGCGTTCGGGGATCTCTTTTGGATCGGGGATGTGGCGACCCTTCCGACGGAGGGGGCCCCTTACGTCGGGGATCATGAGGTCTCCCCGGCCCGCATCGCCCAGAGCTACCTTGTCCTCCTCGACCTCCGGGACCCTGGAACCTACGCCCAGGGCCACCTCCCGGGGGCGATCAACCTCCGCCCCGAAGAAGCAAAAGCCTGGGCGGAGGGCCTCCCCGCGCCGGACGGGCTCCCCGCGGGGGTGGCCTTCGCCGTGTGGTGCCTGGACGAGGATGGGGCGACGGCCTCCGCGGTGGCCCAAGAGCTGCGGGCGGCCGGCCACGACGCGTACGCGATGATCGGGGGCCTTGCCCAGTGGCGTCTCCTCTACGGGGAAAGCCTCCTTCGGGCCGCGTTTTGGGGGTCTTCGCCCGGGCCTTAA
- a CDS encoding GAF domain-containing protein: MRNIGNVGGNGLAEGSGGTTELGQLLQFLRDLNRGRTLSAVAEAVLRYAISVVPGAQTGSLLVLNDETGMFEFRAAVGWDMEKLARIRIPKDKIIQRSLFHDRPAIVRNPLALNRDQLGEELGRLLAEAGPVAVFLTLPIAQGGKVIGYLNLDNRDDPDAFSREDFSRLELVWEEIALAVGLARERELLAEREHLFRLLFERLADAVYITAFDGTILEANPAASQQSRYPRDELIGLNIMRDLAAEEPAVTYATANERLERGETVVFEEKKRRKDGTFYWTECAVVLFEYRGQKATLSVNRDITARKDLEEQIRERTEKLSALHKAVLRLQRCQTVEEACTMLVEDAAHILGFVVCGVDLVDGDHLVPVAISDLARGLSRPVPRGEGIGWKTLADGKSLWGNVEAFPEARPTSPSFRSFLSVPIGDVGVFQAVASRPDAFTAEDVMLTEILAGHVREAIAHLRLA, translated from the coding sequence GTGCGTAACATTGGGAACGTGGGAGGCAACGGGCTGGCGGAAGGTAGTGGGGGGACCACCGAGCTTGGGCAGCTTCTTCAGTTCCTGCGCGACCTGAACCGAGGGCGCACCCTCTCCGCCGTGGCCGAGGCCGTCTTGCGGTACGCGATCTCCGTGGTCCCCGGAGCCCAGACCGGGTCCCTCCTCGTCCTCAACGACGAGACCGGGATGTTCGAGTTCCGGGCCGCGGTGGGGTGGGACATGGAGAAGCTCGCCCGGATCCGGATCCCCAAGGACAAGATCATCCAGCGCAGCCTGTTCCATGACCGGCCGGCCATCGTCCGCAACCCCCTCGCCTTGAACCGGGACCAGCTCGGGGAGGAGCTTGGGCGGCTCCTGGCGGAGGCCGGCCCCGTGGCCGTGTTCCTCACCCTCCCCATCGCCCAGGGGGGGAAGGTCATCGGGTACCTCAATTTGGACAACCGGGACGATCCGGACGCGTTTTCCCGTGAGGACTTTTCCCGCCTGGAGCTGGTGTGGGAGGAGATCGCCCTCGCCGTGGGCTTGGCGCGGGAGCGGGAGCTTCTTGCGGAAAGGGAGCATCTTTTCCGGCTCCTGTTCGAACGGCTGGCCGATGCCGTGTACATCACCGCGTTCGACGGGACGATCCTTGAGGCCAACCCCGCCGCCTCCCAACAGAGCCGGTATCCCCGGGACGAGCTCATCGGGCTCAACATCATGCGGGACCTCGCCGCCGAGGAACCCGCCGTCACCTACGCTACGGCCAATGAGCGCCTCGAGCGGGGGGAGACGGTGGTGTTCGAGGAGAAGAAGCGGCGCAAGGACGGCACCTTCTATTGGACGGAGTGCGCGGTGGTCCTGTTCGAGTACCGGGGGCAGAAGGCCACCCTGTCCGTGAACCGGGACATCACCGCCCGCAAGGATCTCGAGGAACAGATCCGGGAACGTACGGAGAAGCTATCCGCTCTTCACAAGGCCGTCCTGCGCCTTCAGCGTTGCCAAACCGTGGAGGAAGCCTGCACCATGCTGGTGGAGGACGCGGCCCACATCCTGGGGTTTGTTGTGTGCGGGGTCGACCTCGTGGACGGGGACCACCTCGTGCCGGTGGCCATCTCCGACCTGGCCCGGGGGCTGTCCCGGCCCGTCCCCCGCGGGGAGGGGATCGGGTGGAAAACCCTGGCGGACGGGAAAAGCCTGTGGGGCAACGTGGAGGCGTTCCCCGAAGCCAGGCCCACCAGCCCAAGTTTCCGGTCGTTCCTGTCCGTGCCCATCGGGGACGTTGGGGTGTTCCAGGCCGTGGCGTCCCGGCCCGACGCGTTCACCGCAGAGGACGTGATGCTCACCGAGATCCTGGCCGGCCACGTGCGGGAGGCCATCGCCCACCTCAGGCTCGCG
- a CDS encoding GGDEF domain-containing protein, with the protein FTEILAGHVREAIAHLRLAAELREQAIRDPLTGLYNRRFLSEVLAQELERARRYGRPLALVMGDVDSFKAINDRYGHVAGDQALQRVARVLQSTVRASDYVVRYGGEEFVVVLPETDEAGAEEAMARITQALVEMPEEPRATLSLGAAVWHPGEAPAASVEDLLRRADEMLYTMKRRHRD; encoded by the coding sequence TTCACCGAGATCCTGGCCGGCCACGTGCGGGAGGCCATCGCCCACCTCAGGCTCGCGGCGGAGCTGAGGGAGCAGGCGATCCGCGACCCCCTCACCGGCCTCTACAACCGCCGGTTCCTGTCCGAGGTGCTCGCCCAGGAGCTGGAGCGGGCCCGCCGCTACGGGCGGCCGTTGGCCCTCGTCATGGGGGACGTGGACTCCTTCAAGGCCATCAACGACCGGTACGGCCACGTCGCGGGCGACCAGGCGCTCCAGCGGGTGGCCAGGGTGCTCCAATCCACGGTGCGCGCCTCGGATTACGTGGTGCGCTACGGGGGCGAGGAGTTCGTGGTGGTCCTGCCGGAGACGGACGAGGCAGGGGCGGAGGAGGCGATGGCCCGCATCACCCAGGCCCTGGTGGAGATGCCTGAGGAACCCCGGGCCACCCTCAGCCTGGGGGCAGCGGTGTGGCATCCCGGGGAAGCGCCCGCGGCCTCGGTGGAGGACCTCCTCCGGCGGGCGGACGAGATGCTGTACACGATGAAGCGGCGGCACCGGGACTAG
- a CDS encoding MBL fold metallo-hydrolase — MGYVKFLGTAGARFVVARQLRSSAGTWIELGGTQLLLDPGPGTLLRARKSRPALDPSELSAILLSHKHLDHSTDVNILIEAMADAGRKRRGALLAPADALEGEDPVVLRYVRQFLERIELWEEDGTYAVDEVAIRSIRHHHGQVETYGLLVDSPEGRIGFVTDAKFTPDLPGRYRGCQLLVLNVVRREWSPDVDHLSLPEAVEIIQEVRPNLAVLTHFGMTMLRGKPWELAAELAEKLGIKVVAAADGLTVEAGEWR, encoded by the coding sequence ATGGGGTACGTGAAGTTCCTGGGGACGGCGGGGGCCCGGTTCGTGGTCGCCCGGCAGCTCAGGTCCTCCGCGGGCACGTGGATCGAGCTTGGGGGGACCCAGCTCCTCCTCGATCCTGGACCGGGCACCCTCCTCCGGGCCCGCAAAAGCCGTCCGGCCCTCGACCCTAGCGAGCTTTCTGCGATCCTCCTTTCCCACAAGCACCTCGACCACTCCACCGACGTGAACATCCTGATCGAGGCCATGGCCGATGCCGGCCGCAAACGGCGCGGGGCCCTCCTCGCCCCGGCCGATGCCCTGGAAGGGGAGGATCCGGTGGTCCTCCGCTACGTCCGCCAGTTTCTGGAGCGCATCGAACTCTGGGAGGAGGACGGGACGTACGCGGTGGACGAGGTGGCGATCCGATCGATCCGGCACCACCACGGTCAGGTGGAAACCTACGGTCTTCTCGTGGATTCCCCGGAGGGGCGGATCGGGTTCGTGACCGACGCCAAGTTCACCCCCGACCTCCCCGGCCGGTACAGGGGCTGCCAGCTCCTCGTCCTGAACGTGGTGCGGCGGGAGTGGAGCCCGGACGTGGACCACCTCTCCCTCCCCGAGGCGGTGGAGATCATCCAGGAGGTCCGCCCAAACCTCGCCGTGCTCACCCACTTCGGGATGACCATGCTCCGGGGGAAGCCCTGGGAGCTCGCGGCGGAGCTCGCGGAGAAGCTCGGGATCAAGGTGGTCGCCGCCGCGGATGGCCTCACCGTGGAGGCCGGGGAGTGGCGCTAG
- a CDS encoding TlpA family protein disulfide reductase, which yields MDARWLALGLAILLVAAFLFQPQEGRLGEGTFPIVGRPAPEFALAGLGGGFNFAAQRRGRPMVLAFWTTWCGACKHDLAILEGFHRRYGDRVVVVGICPERWGEVPEIAARYGITFPILFDPGAGVTRAYQLSENLRYPFTVFVDARGEVSGVWAVSLRDLDFLLDLLGKAGISLPR from the coding sequence ATGGACGCCCGGTGGCTCGCCCTAGGGCTCGCCATCTTGCTGGTGGCGGCCTTTCTGTTCCAGCCCCAAGAAGGCCGTCTCGGGGAGGGCACGTTTCCCATCGTCGGTCGACCGGCCCCGGAGTTCGCCCTCGCCGGCCTCGGGGGCGGGTTCAACTTTGCCGCCCAGAGGCGCGGCCGCCCCATGGTCCTCGCGTTTTGGACCACCTGGTGCGGGGCGTGCAAGCACGACCTGGCGATCCTGGAGGGGTTCCATCGGCGGTACGGAGACCGCGTGGTGGTGGTCGGCATCTGCCCGGAACGGTGGGGGGAGGTGCCGGAGATCGCCGCCCGTTACGGGATCACGTTCCCCATCCTGTTCGACCCCGGGGCCGGGGTGACCCGGGCCTACCAGCTCTCGGAGAACCTGCGCTACCCGTTCACCGTGTTCGTGGACGCCCGCGGCGAGGTGAGCGGGGTGTGGGCCGTGTCCCTGCGCGACCTGGATTTCCTCCTCGACCTCCTCGGCAAGGCCGGGATTTCCCTTCCCCGGTAG
- the hypF gene encoding carbamoyltransferase HypF produces the protein MASVRKRIHVAGTVQGVGFRPFVYRIALRHGLSGHVRNLGDAGVEIEAEGPPEAMAGFLLSLREEAPPLAEVASLAVEDLPPLGTRDFRILPSRDGGEGTGMIPPDVATCPSCLADIDAPESRYHGYWATSCTDCGPRFTVVEALPYDRPRTSMRDFPMCADCAKEYTDPLDRRHHAQTIACPRCGPRLVYVEGAREVPGDPLELAVEALKAGKIVAIKGLGGTHLACDATREEMVAELRRRLGRPGQPFALLSRADLVERFAEPSEEEWALLRSPRRPIVVLPHRPGYLAPSVAPGLHTVGTMLPYTGLHHLLLRELSFPVVMTSANFPGRPMLIENERIRAELSEVADAFLLHNRRIVARCDDSVVRVSGGAPAFLRRSRGWVPEPIPLDLGAEPLLALGGDLNVTCAIYHRGKVYLSQHIGNTEYLDTLEFLRDALGHLLRLVGAPFPRRIACDLHPGFATGRLARELGEAIPVQHHVAHVAGLAAEWGVSEVVGLALDGYGYGEDGQAWGGEVIVWRDGRSRRAGSLAPVPMPGGDLATLRPGRMAASYLLTAGHDPQESGLSPRELAAVRLQIERRVNCPLTTSAGRFLDAVAAWLGTSRERTYEGEPAMRLEAAAARGRALPLEPLIRSGDGRPILDTVAIFRRLHELREEGARPEDLAATAQDALGRGLARLAAAVAREEGIPAVGLTGGVAVNDAIARAVRAEVEKAGLRFLAHRKVPPGDGGLSFGQLAVAAWLR, from the coding sequence ATGGCATCGGTGCGCAAGAGGATCCACGTTGCGGGTACCGTCCAAGGGGTGGGGTTCCGCCCGTTCGTGTACCGCATCGCCCTCCGCCATGGCCTCTCCGGGCACGTGCGCAACCTAGGGGATGCGGGGGTGGAGATCGAGGCCGAGGGCCCCCCGGAGGCGATGGCCGGGTTCCTCCTCTCGTTGCGGGAGGAGGCGCCGCCCCTGGCGGAGGTGGCCTCCCTCGCCGTGGAGGACCTGCCCCCGTTGGGGACGAGGGACTTTCGCATCCTCCCGTCCCGGGATGGGGGTGAGGGAACGGGGATGATCCCCCCGGATGTCGCCACCTGCCCGTCGTGCCTCGCGGACATCGACGCCCCCGAGAGCCGCTACCACGGGTATTGGGCCACAAGCTGCACCGACTGCGGGCCACGGTTCACGGTGGTGGAGGCCCTCCCCTACGATCGGCCCCGCACCTCCATGCGCGACTTCCCGATGTGCGCGGACTGCGCAAAGGAGTACACCGACCCCCTGGACCGCCGCCACCACGCCCAGACCATCGCCTGCCCCCGCTGTGGGCCGCGCCTGGTCTACGTGGAAGGAGCGAGGGAAGTGCCGGGGGACCCTCTGGAGCTGGCGGTGGAGGCGCTCAAGGCCGGGAAGATCGTGGCCATCAAGGGCCTCGGCGGGACCCACCTCGCCTGCGACGCGACGAGGGAGGAGATGGTGGCCGAGCTCCGCCGCAGGCTCGGACGGCCCGGGCAGCCGTTCGCCCTCTTGAGCCGCGCGGACCTGGTGGAGCGGTTCGCCGAGCCGAGCGAGGAGGAGTGGGCGCTCCTCCGCTCCCCGCGGCGACCGATCGTGGTCCTCCCCCACCGGCCGGGGTACCTCGCCCCGTCGGTCGCCCCGGGTCTCCACACGGTGGGGACGATGCTCCCCTACACCGGTCTCCACCACCTGCTCCTTCGAGAGCTTTCGTTCCCGGTGGTGATGACGAGCGCCAACTTCCCCGGCCGGCCGATGCTCATCGAAAACGAGCGGATCCGCGCCGAGCTCTCCGAGGTGGCCGACGCCTTTCTCCTCCACAACCGGCGCATCGTCGCCCGCTGTGACGATTCGGTGGTGCGGGTGAGCGGCGGCGCCCCGGCCTTCCTCCGTCGCTCCCGGGGGTGGGTGCCCGAGCCGATCCCCCTCGACCTCGGCGCGGAGCCTCTCCTCGCCCTGGGGGGCGACCTCAACGTGACCTGCGCCATCTACCACCGGGGCAAGGTGTACCTCTCCCAGCACATCGGGAACACCGAGTACCTGGACACCCTGGAGTTCCTGCGGGATGCGCTCGGTCACCTCCTGCGCCTGGTGGGGGCTCCCTTCCCCAGGCGGATCGCGTGCGACCTCCACCCCGGGTTTGCCACGGGCCGCCTCGCCCGCGAGCTCGGGGAGGCGATCCCGGTCCAGCACCACGTGGCCCACGTCGCCGGCCTCGCCGCGGAGTGGGGCGTCTCGGAGGTGGTGGGGCTGGCCCTCGACGGGTACGGGTACGGAGAGGACGGTCAGGCGTGGGGCGGGGAGGTCATCGTCTGGCGGGATGGGCGCAGTCGGCGCGCTGGGTCGCTCGCCCCTGTCCCCATGCCGGGCGGGGACCTCGCCACCCTCCGGCCGGGGCGGATGGCGGCGAGCTACCTCCTCACCGCGGGCCACGACCCCCAGGAGTCCGGGCTCTCCCCCCGGGAGCTGGCGGCGGTGCGGCTCCAGATCGAGCGCCGGGTGAACTGCCCCCTCACCACGAGCGCGGGCCGGTTCCTGGACGCGGTGGCGGCCTGGCTTGGGACCTCACGGGAAAGGACGTACGAGGGGGAGCCGGCGATGCGGCTCGAAGCCGCCGCGGCCCGGGGCAGGGCCCTTCCACTGGAGCCCCTGATTCGCAGCGGGGACGGAAGGCCCATCCTCGACACGGTGGCCATCTTCCGCAGGTTGCATGAGCTAAGGGAGGAGGGGGCAAGGCCGGAGGACTTGGCGGCCACGGCCCAGGATGCCCTGGGGCGGGGGCTGGCCCGCCTGGCGGCCGCGGTGGCCCGGGAGGAGGGAATCCCCGCGGTGGGCCTCACCGGGGGCGTTGCCGTCAACGACGCCATCGCCCGTGCCGTGCGGGCGGAGGTGGAGAAGGCCGGGCTGCGGTTCCTCGCCCACCGGAAGGTTCCGCCCGGGGACGGGGGCCTCTCGTTCGGCCAGCTCGCGGTGGCCGCCTGGCTCCGGTAA
- the alr gene encoding alanine racemase — protein MVHAEVDRRALRGNLERLREWLPHRVAMMLVVKEDAYGHGLLPVARAAQGIADWFGVAYVTEARALRRAGFTEPVFIMTPPVGLALVQAVREGFHIPLGDVGMIPEIEAAASRAGRPALVHIEVDTGMGRFGLLPEEVDRALAVLNPKRVEVTGIYSHLSSANGRTQDDLLFTRAQVWWFRNLLAEWGHRNLPIPWRHLANSAAALAFDEATAPPLNMVRVGTAAYGYPDGPVPFPVSLTPAARAWTEVAAVRDLPRGWPVGYSRTYVTPEPARVAILAAGYGDGLRPELKRVVIRERPAELVGKLGMDTVAADVTALTGVRRGDRALLFGPGISGHQGWICPVLVPVLLSARRRWTG, from the coding sequence ATGGTCCACGCCGAGGTGGACAGGCGCGCCCTGCGGGGGAACCTGGAGCGGCTACGGGAGTGGCTGCCCCACCGGGTGGCAATGATGCTGGTGGTCAAGGAGGACGCCTACGGCCACGGCCTCCTCCCGGTAGCTCGCGCCGCCCAGGGGATCGCGGACTGGTTCGGCGTGGCCTACGTGACCGAGGCCCGCGCCCTGCGCCGGGCCGGGTTCACGGAGCCGGTGTTCATCATGACCCCTCCGGTGGGACTCGCGCTCGTCCAGGCCGTGCGGGAGGGGTTCCACATCCCCCTCGGGGACGTCGGGATGATCCCCGAGATCGAGGCCGCGGCGTCCCGGGCTGGGCGGCCAGCCCTCGTCCACATCGAGGTGGACACCGGAATGGGCCGGTTCGGGCTTCTCCCGGAGGAGGTGGACCGCGCCCTCGCGGTCCTGAACCCCAAGCGGGTGGAGGTGACCGGCATCTACTCCCACCTCTCCTCAGCCAACGGCCGCACCCAGGACGACCTCCTGTTCACGCGGGCCCAGGTGTGGTGGTTCCGCAACCTCCTCGCGGAGTGGGGCCACCGGAACCTGCCGATCCCGTGGCGCCACCTCGCCAACTCCGCGGCGGCCCTGGCGTTCGACGAGGCCACCGCGCCCCCGCTGAACATGGTGCGGGTAGGGACCGCGGCCTACGGGTACCCCGACGGACCGGTCCCCTTCCCGGTTTCCCTTACCCCGGCCGCCCGGGCGTGGACGGAGGTGGCCGCGGTGCGCGACCTGCCCCGGGGGTGGCCGGTGGGGTACAGCCGGACCTACGTGACCCCGGAGCCGGCGCGGGTGGCGATCCTCGCCGCCGGGTACGGGGACGGCCTGCGGCCGGAGCTCAAGCGGGTGGTGATCCGGGAGCGGCCGGCGGAGCTCGTGGGGAAACTGGGGATGGACACCGTGGCCGCCGATGTGACCGCGCTCACTGGGGTTCGTCGCGGCGACCGCGCCCTCCTGTTCGGTCCCGGGATCAGCGGCCATCAGGGCTGGATCTGCCCGGTTCTGGTCCCGGTCCTCCTCTCCGCCCGCCGCCGCTGGACGGGGTAG